In one Solanum lycopersicum chromosome 11, SLM_r2.1 genomic region, the following are encoded:
- the LOC101246300 gene encoding chromatin assembly factor 1 subunit FAS2, translated as MKGGTVQINWHDSKPVLCLDFHHLTGVIATGGADYDIKMWVIDSEENEKKAPSVTYQASLSYHSGAVNALRFSPSGEHLASGADGGELIIWKLHSSDDSKTWKVLKTLSFHRKDVLDLQWSADGSFLISGSVDNSCIVWDVNKGSVHQILDAHLHYVQGVAWDPLSKYTASLSSDRSCRIYSNRPSKTKGVEKLNFVCQHVIMKVEPQLPDESKSTKNHLFLDETLPSFFRRLSWSPDGSFLLVPAGCYKFTPASEPANTAYVFSRNDLTRPALMLPGASKPVIAVRFCPMTFSLRGSSNSSFFKLPYRLIFAVATLNSLYIYDTESVQPIAIVAGLHYAAITDIAWSATGKYLALSSQDGYCTLLEFDNEELGSTFCRPEKEAAGDDKNSVLKQEETVPEIISSDKCMDIDSAKQEEKTEVKQESTISIPQIPIKAARKRITPMAID; from the exons ATGAAGGGTGGTACAGTTCAGATCAATTGGCACGACAGTAAGCCAGTTTTGTGCCTTGATTTTCACCACCTCACCGGCGTTATTGCTACTGGTGGCGCCGACTATGATATCAAG ATGTGGGTGATTGATtctgaagaaaatgaaaagaaagcgCCTTCAGTTACATACCAGGCTAGCCTTTCTTACCATAGTGGTGCTGTGAATGCTCTTCGGTTCTCCCCTTCAG GAGAGCATTTGGCCTCTGGTGCCGATG GCGGCGAGCTCATCATTTGGAAGCTACATTCTTCAGATGACAGCAAAACATGGAAAGTCCTAAAGACGTTATC ATTTCACCGGAAGGATGTATTGGACTTGCAGTGGTCTGCTGATGgttcttttttaatttctgGTTCTGTTGATAATTCATGCATCGTATGGGATGTCAACAAAG GTTCTGTTCATCAGATTTTGGATGCTCATTTGCACTATGTGCAAGGTGTGGCATGGGATCCATTGTCCAAGTATACTGCCTCACTCAGTTCAGATAGATCTTGCCGGATTTACAGCAATAGACCATCTAAAACAAAAGGAGTTGAGAAGTTGAATTTTGTGTGTCAACATGTCATTATGAAGGTTGAACCACAACTGCCGGATGAGTCCAAG TCTACTAAAAATCATCTCTTTCTTGATGAGACACTGCCATCTTTCTTCCGAAGGTTATCTTGGTCTCCTGATGGTTCCTTTCTGCTTGTGCCTGCAG GTTGTTACAAGTTTACACCTGCTTCAGAACCAGCAAACACTGCTTATGTGTTTTCTAGGAATGATCTTACAAG GCCAGCTTTAATGCTCCCAGGTGCCAGCAAACCTGTCATTGCCGTACGCTTCTGCCCCATGACATTTAGCTTGAGAGGATCAAGCAATT CatcattcttcaagcttcctTATCGTCTTATTTTTGCTGTGGCTACGTTGAATTCCTTGTACATCTATGACACAGAAAGTGTTCAACCAATTGCTATTGTAGCTGGTCTTCATTATGCTGCTATAACAGACATAGCATG GTCGGCTACCGGAAAATATCTGGCTTTATCCTCCCAAGATGGCTACTGCACTCTGCTAGAATTTGATAATGAGGAACTAGGATCCACTTTCTGTAGGCCAG AAAAAGAAGCAGCTGGAGATGATAAAAATAGTGTGCTGAAACAGGAAGAAACTGTTCCAGAAATTATTAGCAGTGATAAATGTATGGATATAGACAGTGCAaaacaagaagagaaaacaGAAGTGAAACAAGAATCAACAATATCAATCCCTCAAATTCCTATAAAGGCTGCCAGAAAGAGGATTACACCAATGGCCATTGATTAA
- the LOC101246584 gene encoding uncharacterized protein isoform X1, producing the protein MKPRTNGVSRSQKSNGVQSEGPNWVIIAGSALLSTLSVRLGYKLKQVLDSRQPNKTTSSLKGNEKSSDGSKLGNGHMQSSTYYFSQDDDGCYNCNTEAGGLGITKQQYNGSEPEMVLPLVAVPAIGFNKENGGVWSTSPDRLELPQKPFHRSNSSESPCVSESGSDIYSKREVIQKLRLQLKRRDETILEMQEQIVELQASLNAQMSHSAHQQSLLDAANRDLFDSEREIQRLRKAIADHCVGQVGSCDKPPTVPVWPAEVRYGHHTNGHLEVDRNSDTSEKGRGDGERFEMLKREKDELKEVIEGKDYLIKNYKEQTVELSIKVKELQQRLDAQLPNIL; encoded by the exons ATGAAGCCAAGAACCAACGGGGTGTCAAGGTCCCAGAAGTCCAATGGTGTTCAGAGTGAGGGTCCTAACTGGGTCATAATTGCAGGTAGTGCgttattaagtacattatctGTACGCTTAGGGTACAAGCTGAAGCAGGTGCTTGATTCAAGACAGCCAAACAAGACGACCAGCAGTTTGAAAG GAAATGAAAAGTCTTCTGATGGAAGTAAGTTAGGGAATGGTCATATGCAGTCAAGCACTTACTATTTTTCCCAAGATGATGATGGCTGCTACAATTGCAACACGG AAGCTGGAGGATTAGGAATTACAAAGCAGCAGTATAATGGGTCTGAGCCTGAAATGGTGCTCCCTCTGGTGGCAGTTCCTGCCATCGGATTCAATAAAGAGAATGGTGGGGTTTGGTCAACCTCTCCTGACCGTCTTGAACTACCACAGAAACCATTTCATCGCTCTAACAGCTCTGAGTCACCATGTGTCTCTGAATCCGGTTCTGACATATACAGCAAGCGAGAAGTGATACAAAAGCTGAGGCTACAGTTAAAGAGAAGGGACGAAACAATATTAGAGATGCAAGAACAGATTGTAGAGTTGCAAGCTTCTCTCAATGCTCAGATGTCGCATTCTGCTCATCAGCAGTCATTGCTGGATGCTGCCAACAGGGATCTGTTTGATTCGGAGAGAGAGATACAGAGGCTGAGGAAGGCTATTGCAGATCATTGTGTTGGACAAGTAGGTTCGTGCGATAAGCCCCCAACAGTACCTGTATGGCCAGCTGAAGTCCGTTATGGTCATCATACTAACGGCCACCTTGAAGTTGATAGGAATTCAGATACTTCAGAGAAGGGAAGAGGAGATGGAGAAAGGTTTGAAATGCTGAAGCGCGAAAAAGATGAGTTGAAAGAAGTGATCGAAGGGAAGGATTATCTGATCAAGAACTACAAGGAGCAAACCGTCGAGCTTTCAATCAAGGTCAAGGAACTGCAACAGAGACTGGATGCTCAGCTCCCAAACATTTTGTAG
- the LOC101246006 gene encoding protein trichome berefringence-like 7 isoform X1, translated as MSTFGRSLSHKQRALSVSSPRLFDKSVSSPRFSRKSEVSRLFRVLIAIGSVVSFFLAIGGGYLYVLPNLTKSFHEEKFVSFNGSDSFCDIFDGKWVVDNSYPLYNASECPFVEKGFNCLANGRTNDDYLKWRWKPKNCELPRFNVYHMLEILRNKRIVFVGDSMSRTQWESLICLLMTGVQDKRSVYEVNGNKITKLIRFLGVRFSSFNFTVEFYRSVFLVQHTWSSKYGIKRVRSTLTLDKLDDISDEWINADVLIFNSGQWWVPGKLFGVGCYFQVNSTLRIGMSIQTAFRTALETWSSWIDTKINRNRTRVFFRTFEPSHWSNLTQRMCNVTNQPLSETNGQENSSFSDAVLEVAHSMKVPVNVLHITPMSAFRKDAHVGLWSDNPSLSDCSHWCLPGLPDLWNEMVFSYLHDSYQHTSLYQQREFN; from the exons ATGAGTACTTTCGGTAGAAGTCTCTCTCATAAACAGAGGGCATTGTCAGTTAGCAGCCCTAGATTGTTTGATAAGTCGGTTAGCAGCCCTAGATTTAGTAGGAAAAGTGAGGTTTCAAGACTTTTTCGTGTACTTATAGCAATTGGATCTGTTGTTTCCTTTTTCTTGGCAATTGGAGGAGGGTATTTGTATGTCCTTCCCAATCTTACAAAATCATTTCATGAGGAGAAATTTGTTAGTTTTAATGGTTCGGATAGTTTTTGTGACATATTTGATGGAAAATGGGTAGTTGATAACAGCTACCCCTTGTACAATGCATCAGAATGCCCCTTTGTGGAGAAAGGATTCAACTGTTTGGCTAATGGTAGAACCAATGATGATTATCTTAAGTGGAGGTGGAAGCCAAAAAATTGTGAACTCCCCAGGTTTAACGTGTATCATATGTTGGAAATTCTCCGAAATAAAAGAATTGTTTTTGTTGGAGACTCGATGAGTAGGACTCAATGGGAGTCTTTGATATGCCTTCTAATGACAGGGGTGCAAGATAAGAGAAGTGTATATGAAGTAAATGGGaataagatcacaaaattaattCGATTTCTGGGAGTGAGGTTTAGTTCCTTCAATTTCACTGTCGAATTTTATCGATCTGTATTCCTTGTCCAACATACTTGGTCTTCCAAATATGGAATAAAGAGAGTTAGATCAACCCTTACGTTAGACAAGCTTGATGATATCAGCGATGAGTGGATCAATGCAGACGTCCTCATATTCAATTCTGGACAGTGGTGGGTACCTGGGAAGCTTTTTGGAGT GGGGTGCTATTTCCAAGTAAATAGTACACTGAGGATTGGAATGTCAATTCAGACGGCATTCAGAACTGCCCTTGAGACTTGGTCATCCTGGATTGATACCAAAATTAACCGTAACAGGACGCGTGTTTTTTTCAGAACGTTTGAACCTTCTCATTGGAG CAATTTAACTCAGCGGATGTGCAATGTGACAAATCAACCTCTTTCAGAGACTAATGGTCAGGAGAATAGCTCATTTTCTGATGCTGTACTAGAAGTGGCACACAGCATGAAAGTTCCAGTTAATGTGCTACACATAACTCCCATGTCCGCGTTCAGGAAAGATGCACATGTTGGTCTTTGGAGTGATAATCCATCTCTGTCTGATTGCAGCCACTGGTGTCTACCTGGACTTCCTGATCTTTGGAATGAAATGGTCTTCTCGTACCTGCATGATAGCTATCAACATACGTCATTGTATCAACAAAGAGA ATTTAATTAG
- the LOC101246006 gene encoding protein trichome berefringence-like 7 isoform X2 encodes MSTFGRSLSHKQRALSVSSPRLFDKSVSSPRFSRKSEVSRLFRVLIAIGSVVSFFLAIGGGYLYVLPNLTKSFHEEKFVSFNGSDSFCDIFDGKWVVDNSYPLYNASECPFVEKGFNCLANGRTNDDYLKWRWKPKNCELPRFNVYHMLEILRNKRIVFVGDSMSRTQWESLICLLMTGVQDKRSVYEVNGNKITKLIRFLGVRFSSFNFTVEFYRSVFLVQHTWSSKYGIKRVRSTLTLDKLDDISDEWINADVLIFNSGQWWVPGKLFGVNLTQRMCNVTNQPLSETNGQENSSFSDAVLEVAHSMKVPVNVLHITPMSAFRKDAHVGLWSDNPSLSDCSHWCLPGLPDLWNEMVFSYLHDSYQHTSLYQQREFN; translated from the exons ATGAGTACTTTCGGTAGAAGTCTCTCTCATAAACAGAGGGCATTGTCAGTTAGCAGCCCTAGATTGTTTGATAAGTCGGTTAGCAGCCCTAGATTTAGTAGGAAAAGTGAGGTTTCAAGACTTTTTCGTGTACTTATAGCAATTGGATCTGTTGTTTCCTTTTTCTTGGCAATTGGAGGAGGGTATTTGTATGTCCTTCCCAATCTTACAAAATCATTTCATGAGGAGAAATTTGTTAGTTTTAATGGTTCGGATAGTTTTTGTGACATATTTGATGGAAAATGGGTAGTTGATAACAGCTACCCCTTGTACAATGCATCAGAATGCCCCTTTGTGGAGAAAGGATTCAACTGTTTGGCTAATGGTAGAACCAATGATGATTATCTTAAGTGGAGGTGGAAGCCAAAAAATTGTGAACTCCCCAGGTTTAACGTGTATCATATGTTGGAAATTCTCCGAAATAAAAGAATTGTTTTTGTTGGAGACTCGATGAGTAGGACTCAATGGGAGTCTTTGATATGCCTTCTAATGACAGGGGTGCAAGATAAGAGAAGTGTATATGAAGTAAATGGGaataagatcacaaaattaattCGATTTCTGGGAGTGAGGTTTAGTTCCTTCAATTTCACTGTCGAATTTTATCGATCTGTATTCCTTGTCCAACATACTTGGTCTTCCAAATATGGAATAAAGAGAGTTAGATCAACCCTTACGTTAGACAAGCTTGATGATATCAGCGATGAGTGGATCAATGCAGACGTCCTCATATTCAATTCTGGACAGTGGTGGGTACCTGGGAAGCTTTTTGGAGT CAATTTAACTCAGCGGATGTGCAATGTGACAAATCAACCTCTTTCAGAGACTAATGGTCAGGAGAATAGCTCATTTTCTGATGCTGTACTAGAAGTGGCACACAGCATGAAAGTTCCAGTTAATGTGCTACACATAACTCCCATGTCCGCGTTCAGGAAAGATGCACATGTTGGTCTTTGGAGTGATAATCCATCTCTGTCTGATTGCAGCCACTGGTGTCTACCTGGACTTCCTGATCTTTGGAATGAAATGGTCTTCTCGTACCTGCATGATAGCTATCAACATACGTCATTGTATCAACAAAGAGA ATTTAATTAG